One window of Brachybacterium ginsengisoli genomic DNA carries:
- a CDS encoding DNA alkylation repair protein gives MPFADEMIDRGTVLDLAAALEKAAPGTSPDRLRETAETLSPLALRERVDAIRAAMLGDLDGSYPEVAAVVRRAVQGSPTFRGWLIWPVSTAVAESAAADGGPAATADALDLLAELTSLLSSEFALRILLRHDLEQVLDRALEWTSSKDEHVRRLASEGTRPYLPWAIRVPRLTADPGVTVPILDRLHRDPSEYVRRSVANHLNDLSRDDPALVVATAARWLEASAEKTTQKLVRHALRTLLKRGDPAALALLGYPDPAGALAVDGPHLDRERLEVGESIELRASVRNTGTEPVRLMIDYVVHHATAAGTQSTKTFKLTTASLDPGKVLAVRKSHSFRPITTRRYYDGPHAISLQINGVPSGRQDFHLAVPSDG, from the coding sequence ATGCCGTTCGCTGACGAGATGATCGATCGGGGCACCGTCCTCGATCTCGCCGCCGCCCTGGAGAAGGCCGCGCCCGGCACGTCGCCCGACCGGCTCCGGGAGACCGCCGAGACCTTGTCGCCGCTGGCGCTTCGCGAACGGGTCGACGCGATCCGTGCCGCGATGCTCGGGGACCTCGACGGGTCGTATCCGGAGGTCGCCGCGGTGGTCCGGCGCGCGGTCCAGGGGTCACCGACGTTCCGCGGCTGGTTGATCTGGCCGGTCTCGACCGCCGTCGCGGAGTCCGCGGCGGCCGACGGCGGCCCGGCCGCGACCGCCGACGCCCTCGATCTGCTCGCCGAGCTCACCAGCCTGCTGAGCTCCGAGTTCGCGCTGAGGATCCTGCTGCGGCACGACCTCGAGCAGGTCCTGGACCGCGCTCTGGAGTGGACGAGCTCGAAGGACGAGCACGTGCGGCGCCTCGCCTCCGAGGGCACGCGCCCCTATCTCCCGTGGGCGATCCGGGTTCCGCGCCTGACCGCCGATCCCGGCGTGACCGTCCCGATCCTCGACCGGCTCCACCGCGACCCGTCGGAGTACGTGCGTCGCTCCGTCGCGAACCATCTCAACGATCTCAGCCGGGACGACCCGGCGCTCGTGGTCGCCACGGCCGCCCGCTGGCTCGAGGCGTCGGCGGAGAAGACCACGCAGAAGCTGGTCCGCCACGCGCTGCGCACCCTGCTCAAGCGGGGCGACCCCGCCGCGCTCGCGCTGCTGGGGTACCCGGATCCCGCGGGCGCGCTCGCGGTGGACGGCCCGCATCTGGACCGGGAGCGGCTCGAGGTGGGCGAGTCGATCGAGCTGCGGGCGAGCGTGCGCAACACCGGCACGGAGCCGGTGCGCCTGATGATCGACTACGTGGTCCACCACGCCACCGCCGCGGGCACGCAGAGCACGAAGACGTTCAAGCTCACCACGGCATCCCTCGATCCCGGCAAGGTGCTCGCGGTGCGGAAGTCCCATTCGTTCCGTCCGATCACCACCCGGCGCTATTACGACGGGCCGCACGCGATCTCCCTCCAGATCAACGGGGTCCCCTCCGGGAGGCAGGACTTCCACCTGGCCGTCCCGTCGGACGGCTGA
- a CDS encoding aminoglycoside phosphotransferase family protein gives MTMHDDELELPHDVAVRLLVALLPDVSPGDIHPLESAATTSRIVRIGSDLTARFPMVRADVDASRRAIEAEHRAMAELARHSPLPAPRPVAIGEPDPEFPMPFSVQTWVPGDVADPASIADSDAATRDLAGLLTALHRAPTGGRAFEGPGRGGDLAAHDGWVQQCLERSRDVLPDPELDALAGAWTRWRELEPSGPDVMCHRDLIPMNLLHADGRLTGVLDTGGFSPADPAVDLVAAWHLLDGPRRQQLREQLGTSDLEWERGAAWAFEQAIGLVWYYVTSNPPMAELGRSTLRRLLEDPLVGARTGHPA, from the coding sequence ATGACCATGCACGACGATGAGCTCGAGCTCCCGCACGATGTCGCGGTGCGGCTCCTCGTCGCGCTGCTCCCCGACGTCTCCCCGGGCGACATCCACCCCCTCGAGAGCGCGGCGACCACCAGCCGCATCGTCCGCATCGGCAGCGACCTGACGGCCAGGTTCCCGATGGTGCGGGCCGACGTCGACGCATCCCGTCGGGCGATCGAGGCCGAGCATCGGGCGATGGCGGAGCTCGCCCGGCACAGCCCGCTGCCTGCCCCGCGACCGGTCGCGATCGGGGAGCCCGACCCGGAGTTCCCGATGCCCTTCTCGGTGCAGACCTGGGTGCCGGGGGACGTGGCGGACCCCGCCTCGATCGCCGACTCGGACGCCGCCACCCGGGATCTCGCCGGGCTCCTGACCGCCCTGCACCGCGCCCCGACCGGAGGACGCGCGTTCGAGGGACCGGGCCGCGGCGGCGACCTCGCCGCGCACGACGGCTGGGTCCAGCAGTGCCTCGAGCGCAGCCGCGACGTGCTGCCGGACCCTGAGCTCGACGCACTGGCCGGGGCCTGGACGCGCTGGCGCGAGCTGGAGCCGTCAGGACCGGACGTCATGTGCCACCGCGACCTGATCCCGATGAACCTCCTCCACGCCGACGGCCGCCTCACCGGGGTCCTCGACACGGGCGGGTTCTCCCCGGCAGATCCTGCCGTCGACCTGGTCGCGGCGTGGCACCTGCTCGACGGACCCCGCCGGCAGCAGCTGCGCGAGCAGCTGGGCACCTCCGACCTCGAATGGGAGCGCGGCGCCGCCTGGGCGTTCGAGCAGGCCATCGGGCTGGTCTGGTACTACGTCACCTCGAACCCGCCGATGGCCGAGCTGGGCCGGTCCACGCTGCGGCGCCTGCTGGAGGATCCGCTGGTCGGGGCGCGCACCGGTCACCCCGCCTGA
- a CDS encoding NADPH-dependent F420 reductase, protein MTTLGIIGAGHIGSQVARAALTAGYDVVIANSRGPETLADLVAELGPKARAATAAEAGAAGDVVVVTVPLKALDQVPVEPLAGKIVLDTNNYYHERDGRIEALEKGETTTSQMLQEHLPTSKVVKAFNHIPSGDITTDTAPAGAANRRALATSSDHPEAVEFVTRFYDELGFDAVDVSPLGESWRVERDRPAYVVRQTAEELRENLTTANRLP, encoded by the coding sequence ATGACTACTCTCGGAATCATCGGTGCAGGACACATCGGCAGCCAGGTCGCACGGGCCGCCCTCACGGCAGGGTATGACGTGGTGATCGCGAACTCGCGGGGCCCGGAGACGCTCGCCGATCTCGTGGCGGAGCTCGGCCCGAAGGCCCGCGCCGCCACGGCGGCGGAGGCCGGCGCAGCAGGGGACGTCGTCGTGGTGACGGTGCCGCTGAAGGCCCTCGATCAGGTCCCGGTCGAGCCGCTGGCAGGCAAGATCGTGCTGGACACCAACAACTACTACCACGAGCGCGACGGGCGCATCGAGGCGCTGGAGAAGGGCGAGACCACCACCTCGCAGATGCTCCAGGAGCACCTCCCCACCTCGAAGGTCGTCAAGGCGTTCAACCACATCCCCTCCGGCGACATCACCACCGACACCGCCCCGGCCGGCGCCGCGAACCGGCGCGCGCTCGCCACCTCCAGCGACCACCCCGAGGCGGTGGAGTTCGTGACGAGGTTCTACGACGAGCTCGGCTTCGACGCGGTCGACGTGAGCCCGCTCGGCGAGTCCTGGCGCGTGGAGCGGGACCGTCCCGCCTATGTGGTGCGGCAGACCGCGGAGGAGCTGCGCGAGAACCTCACGACGGCGAACCGCCTGCCCTGA
- a CDS encoding MFS transporter, producing the protein MPPSLRSARAAVFTAFFACGLAMGVWLVSIPAVQAATGVSHAVLGGLLLLLGLGGVIGMQVSGALSQRIGSKPVTIAFLVLLALAVNFPLHVGGPVMLGAALLVFGCMNGAVDVAMNDQAVLVERAYGRPIMSAFHALWSVGGAVGALLGAGVQRAQLPMSLAALVGTVVVLACAVVAARPLLGRVPAEPAASTDAAAPTGSSARLSPATRRRVIGFGALAFLLMLAEGVANDWAALHAVEKLEAPTSTAALAYAVFAVSMTVGRLTVDRVAGRFGPAFVVRYGSALAAAGLLVVMLSPAFVLTAAGWCLFGLGLAGVVPQLFTAAGSVDPARQSIIMSRVVGAGYVGQLAGPALVGAAAGLVGLNLAFVLPFLFCLLGVVIARIVTPEQEAAPDATAPGAEASSEVR; encoded by the coding sequence ATGCCCCCTTCCCTCCGGTCCGCGCGAGCGGCCGTCTTCACCGCGTTCTTCGCCTGCGGTCTCGCCATGGGCGTCTGGCTGGTCAGCATCCCGGCCGTGCAGGCCGCGACCGGCGTCTCCCACGCCGTGCTCGGCGGCCTGCTCCTGCTGCTCGGCCTGGGCGGCGTGATCGGCATGCAGGTCTCCGGAGCCCTGTCCCAGCGGATCGGCTCGAAGCCGGTGACGATCGCCTTCCTCGTGCTGCTTGCCCTTGCGGTGAACTTCCCGCTGCATGTGGGCGGGCCCGTGATGCTGGGCGCGGCGCTGCTGGTCTTCGGCTGCATGAACGGCGCGGTGGATGTCGCGATGAACGACCAGGCGGTGCTCGTCGAGCGCGCCTACGGCCGGCCGATCATGTCCGCCTTCCACGCCCTGTGGTCGGTGGGCGGCGCGGTGGGCGCGCTGCTCGGCGCGGGGGTGCAGAGGGCCCAGCTGCCGATGTCGCTCGCGGCGCTCGTCGGCACCGTGGTGGTGCTGGCCTGCGCGGTGGTCGCCGCACGGCCGCTCCTGGGCCGCGTCCCGGCGGAGCCCGCCGCCTCGACCGATGCCGCAGCGCCCACCGGTTCCTCCGCGCGCCTCTCCCCCGCGACCCGTCGGCGCGTGATCGGCTTCGGAGCCCTCGCCTTCCTGCTGATGCTCGCCGAGGGCGTCGCGAACGACTGGGCCGCGCTGCACGCCGTCGAGAAGCTCGAGGCGCCCACGTCCACGGCGGCGCTCGCCTACGCGGTCTTCGCCGTCTCGATGACCGTCGGCCGTCTCACCGTGGACCGCGTGGCGGGCCGCTTCGGCCCGGCGTTCGTGGTGCGCTACGGCTCCGCGCTCGCCGCCGCCGGACTGCTGGTGGTGATGCTCTCGCCGGCCTTCGTGCTGACCGCCGCGGGCTGGTGCCTGTTCGGCCTGGGCCTCGCCGGCGTGGTGCCGCAGCTGTTCACCGCCGCGGGGTCCGTGGACCCGGCGCGGCAGAGCATCATCATGTCCCGCGTGGTGGGCGCCGGGTATGTGGGCCAGCTGGCCGGGCCCGCCCTGGTGGGCGCCGCCGCAGGCCTGGTGGGCCTGAACCTCGCCTTCGTGCTCCCGTTCCTGTTCTGCCTGCTGGGCGTGGTGATCGCCCGGATCGTCACCCCCGAGCAGGAGGCGGCGCCCGACGCGACGGCGCCGGGCGCCGAGGCGTCCTCCGAGGTGCGGTGA
- a CDS encoding DeoR/GlpR family DNA-binding transcription regulator, protein MRAKLIIQSLRTSGKLTVDQLARLTGASAVTIRRDLAVLEAHGALRRVPGGATRAVRSEEEIPYSLRLTDDVARKAALARAACTLIEDSDTVIIDNGTTCHAAAVELVGRPITAVCLSLHSAMVLGSSPGPRVNIPGGPLVQDTLAMMSGPAIDYLRGVSADVLLLGACAVSPRRGLLADHPEDAALKAAAIESSTRRVLLATAEKLSHASSFRFGAVEDLTHLVTTDDAPDTILGPFRDAGVEVLTV, encoded by the coding sequence TTGAGGGCGAAACTGATCATCCAGTCGCTCCGCACCTCCGGAAAGCTCACGGTGGACCAGCTCGCCCGCCTCACCGGCGCCTCCGCCGTGACGATCCGTCGCGACCTCGCCGTGCTCGAGGCCCACGGCGCGCTGCGCCGGGTGCCCGGCGGCGCCACCCGCGCGGTGCGCTCCGAGGAGGAGATCCCCTACTCGCTGCGCCTGACCGATGATGTCGCGCGGAAGGCCGCTCTGGCCAGGGCCGCCTGCACCCTCATCGAGGACTCGGACACCGTGATCATCGACAACGGCACCACCTGCCACGCCGCCGCCGTCGAGCTGGTGGGCCGCCCGATCACCGCCGTCTGCCTCTCCCTGCACAGTGCGATGGTGCTGGGATCCAGCCCCGGGCCGCGGGTGAACATCCCCGGCGGGCCGCTCGTGCAGGACACCCTGGCGATGATGAGCGGCCCCGCGATCGACTACCTGCGCGGCGTCTCCGCGGACGTCCTGCTGCTGGGCGCCTGCGCCGTCTCCCCGCGCCGCGGCCTGCTCGCCGACCACCCGGAGGACGCCGCCCTGAAGGCCGCCGCGATCGAGAGCTCCACCCGCCGCGTCCTGCTGGCCACGGCGGAGAAGCTCTCGCACGCCTCGAGCTTCCGCTTCGGCGCCGTCGAGGACCTCACCCATCTCGTCACCACCGACGACGCCCCTGACACGATCCTCGGACCCTTCCGGGACGCGGGCGTCGAGGTGCTCACCGTCTGA
- a CDS encoding sugar phosphate isomerase/epimerase family protein: protein MTTALDPTPSLDSIKALHTWSLFRTMGRFVAPGSAPSGGLTENASADGLALLELPGQLAAHGFASAQLCHFYLPRTDASYLAEVRDAFDTAGVDIEVLLVDDGDLTHPEQGDEQQRWLSGWLDIAEQLGVPRVRVPAGDQAPSEETIAASARRLRALAAEHPDLRVLTENWKSLLVDAEVTRDLLDRLEGAVGLLIDTGNWNGEDKYTQIAAVAGEAECSQVKVRESAPGVLDAGDLTRCLEVLRDAGYAGRISYVYAGTDDDEWARLDEMHEIARAVRG, encoded by the coding sequence ATGACCACCGCCCTCGATCCCACCCCTTCGCTCGATTCCATCAAGGCCCTGCACACCTGGTCGCTGTTCCGCACCATGGGCCGCTTCGTCGCCCCCGGCTCCGCGCCGTCGGGCGGGCTCACCGAGAACGCCTCGGCCGACGGGCTGGCGCTGCTCGAGCTGCCCGGGCAGCTCGCCGCCCATGGCTTCGCCAGCGCCCAGCTGTGCCACTTCTACCTCCCCCGCACCGACGCGTCGTACCTGGCCGAGGTGCGGGACGCCTTCGACACCGCGGGGGTGGACATCGAGGTGCTGCTCGTGGACGACGGCGACCTCACCCATCCGGAGCAGGGCGATGAGCAGCAGCGCTGGCTCTCCGGCTGGCTCGACATCGCCGAGCAGCTCGGCGTCCCCCGGGTGCGGGTCCCCGCCGGCGACCAGGCCCCGAGCGAGGAGACCATCGCGGCCAGCGCCCGGCGCCTGCGCGCGCTCGCCGCCGAGCACCCGGACCTCCGCGTCCTCACCGAGAACTGGAAGTCCCTGCTGGTCGACGCCGAGGTGACGCGTGACCTGCTGGATCGCCTCGAGGGGGCCGTCGGTCTCCTGATCGACACCGGCAACTGGAACGGCGAGGACAAGTACACCCAGATCGCCGCGGTCGCCGGGGAGGCCGAGTGCTCCCAGGTGAAGGTGCGCGAGTCCGCGCCGGGCGTGCTGGACGCCGGGGACCTCACCCGCTGCCTCGAGGTGCTGCGCGATGCCGGCTACGCCGGGCGGATCTCCTACGTCTACGCCGGCACGGACGACGACGAGTGGGCCCGGCTCGACGAGATGCACGAGATCGCGCGGGCCGTCCGGGGCTGA
- a CDS encoding RNA polymerase sigma factor — protein MTAEQALDEHTLVLRAQDGETAAFEQLVDRHQGRLFRIAFMVLGDRQEAEDVVQESLVLAWRRLGLLEDPAAFRGWVARICSRGATDVVRRRARRATAPAEAEDLDHGPESLYRLSPGGATAADPARSALVNAQMQALARVLAELDPDVRLCWVLREIDGMSYREICRAVDATEPTVRGRISRARARIVHEMEEWR, from the coding sequence ATGACCGCCGAGCAGGCACTGGACGAGCACACGCTGGTCCTGCGGGCACAGGATGGCGAGACCGCCGCGTTCGAACAGCTCGTCGACCGTCACCAGGGGCGCCTGTTCCGCATCGCCTTCATGGTGCTGGGAGACCGCCAGGAGGCGGAGGACGTGGTCCAGGAATCGCTCGTGCTCGCCTGGCGGAGGCTCGGTCTGCTCGAGGATCCGGCCGCCTTCCGCGGCTGGGTCGCGCGGATCTGCTCGCGCGGCGCGACCGACGTGGTGCGCCGCCGTGCCCGTCGGGCGACCGCACCGGCCGAGGCCGAGGACCTCGACCACGGCCCGGAGAGCCTCTACCGGCTCTCGCCCGGCGGCGCCACCGCCGCCGACCCCGCCCGGAGCGCCCTGGTCAACGCCCAGATGCAGGCGCTGGCCCGGGTTCTCGCCGAGCTCGACCCCGACGTGCGCCTGTGCTGGGTGCTGCGGGAGATCGACGGCATGTCCTACCGCGAGATCTGTCGCGCCGTCGACGCCACCGAACCGACGGTGCGCGGGCGGATCTCCCGGGCGCGAGCCCGGATCGTCCATGAGATGGAGGAATGGAGGTGA
- a CDS encoding DUF6286 domain-containing protein: protein MSTAPPRLVRRPARTVPATLLGLLLLAAGATALWLLITLLVDGSWPASARSALAAVGAQRLDSTPMLVAAGVLAALGLLLLLAALLPGRPSRGLVLAGDVPGGTAVAHRDLARRVTRRVEAVDGVHSARTTLSGRRLQVLARTVVDDSETVLRAARTAVEESVDELRPETALRTRVRIQRLNRED, encoded by the coding sequence ATGAGCACCGCTCCCCCGCGCCTGGTCCGGCGCCCCGCACGCACCGTCCCGGCGACCCTGCTGGGCCTGCTGCTGCTCGCCGCCGGCGCCACCGCCCTCTGGCTGCTGATCACGCTGCTGGTGGACGGGTCCTGGCCCGCCTCCGCGAGATCGGCGCTCGCCGCCGTCGGCGCGCAGCGCCTGGACTCCACCCCGATGCTCGTCGCCGCCGGGGTCCTGGCCGCCCTCGGGCTGCTCCTGCTGCTGGCCGCCCTGCTGCCCGGTCGCCCCTCGCGCGGTCTGGTGCTCGCCGGGGACGTCCCCGGCGGGACCGCCGTCGCGCATCGGGACCTCGCCCGCCGCGTCACCCGGCGCGTGGAGGCCGTGGACGGCGTGCACAGCGCCCGCACCACGCTCTCCGGACGGCGCCTGCAGGTCCTGGCCCGCACCGTGGTCGACGACTCCGAGACGGTGCTCCGCGCCGCCCGCACCGCCGTCGAGGAATCCGTCGACGAGCTCCGCCCCGAGACCGCACTCCGCACCCGTGTGCGGATCCAGCGGCTGAACCGAGAGGACTGA
- a CDS encoding Asp23/Gls24 family envelope stress response protein, whose protein sequence is MTAAHGIAPAESRGATSIPAQVVARIAEQVASEVAHVGSGAGGVLGVGARRDFEARPSARCELYGRTAVLTLDVGVRFPTPLAPTLRALRTHLRERVQHLTGLEVGRLDISITWLHPTTGTRRTLR, encoded by the coding sequence ATGACCGCCGCCCACGGCATCGCCCCGGCGGAGAGCCGGGGCGCGACCAGCATCCCCGCCCAGGTCGTGGCCAGGATCGCGGAACAGGTCGCCTCCGAGGTCGCCCACGTCGGCTCCGGCGCCGGCGGCGTGCTCGGCGTCGGCGCGCGCCGCGATTTCGAGGCCCGCCCCTCGGCCCGCTGCGAGCTCTACGGGCGCACCGCGGTGCTGACCCTCGACGTCGGCGTCCGCTTCCCGACCCCGCTCGCCCCGACGCTCCGCGCGCTCCGCACGCATCTGCGCGAGCGGGTCCAGCACCTCACCGGACTGGAGGTGGGGCGCCTGGACATCTCGATCACCTGGCTGCATCCGACCACCGGCACGAGGAGGACCCTGCGATGA
- a CDS encoding Asp23/Gls24 family envelope stress response protein, translating to MSESKIPQTGQQQERQAAEQAAAAKESREQERREQQESTPHGPLQTSRGITTLDETVVAKIAGMAAREVPGVYDMGNAVRRAFSAVTDRFPSGQTSVTGGIAVEKGETQAAVDVTVVVEYGASIVEVGNAIRRNVIEQVEGTTGLEVIEVNVNVVDVHLPGQDDEPAAEQRSTDLK from the coding sequence ATGTCCGAGTCGAAGATCCCCCAGACCGGCCAGCAGCAGGAGCGGCAGGCGGCCGAGCAGGCCGCGGCCGCGAAGGAATCCCGCGAGCAGGAGCGCCGCGAGCAGCAGGAGTCCACCCCGCACGGCCCGCTGCAGACCAGCCGCGGCATCACCACCCTCGACGAGACCGTGGTCGCCAAGATCGCCGGCATGGCCGCACGCGAGGTCCCCGGCGTGTACGACATGGGCAACGCCGTGCGTCGCGCGTTCTCGGCCGTCACCGACCGCTTCCCCAGCGGCCAGACCAGCGTCACCGGCGGCATCGCGGTGGAGAAGGGCGAGACCCAGGCCGCGGTCGACGTCACCGTGGTCGTCGAGTACGGCGCCTCGATCGTCGAGGTCGGCAACGCCATCCGCCGCAATGTCATCGAGCAGGTCGAGGGCACCACGGGTCTCGAGGTCATCGAGGTCAACGTGAACGTCGTCGACGTCCACCTGCCGGGGCAGGATGACGAGCCCGCCGCCGAGCAGCGCAGCACCGACCTGAAGTGA
- a CDS encoding LysR family transcriptional regulator has translation MASTGPSLAQVEALIAVIDHGSFTAAAEVLQISQPSLSRRIHALEETLGARLFLPVGRRMELTETGRGVVAAGRRALAEMGSIDAMVGAARSLTAGSLRLTGLPSLIATELPGHLGRFHRAHPGIRVEVFTVDDAEELVEAIRVGRADAALGVIDRVPGDLAAIPLPAQEFAAVLPAAARGAGDEGPLTSQDVTDRSLITLPRGTSIRQLTDTALRGLGALPAHRITTTQRDSLVPLALAAEGLTVVPTALARTAPAYGGIAVALDPPVHRSLGIIHRPDELPNPALHEFLALIEQAPSA, from the coding sequence ATGGCGAGCACCGGCCCGAGCCTCGCGCAGGTGGAGGCGCTCATCGCGGTCATCGACCACGGCTCCTTCACCGCTGCGGCCGAGGTCCTCCAGATCTCCCAGCCCTCCCTCTCGCGCCGCATCCACGCCCTCGAGGAGACGCTCGGCGCCCGCCTGTTCCTCCCCGTCGGCCGCCGGATGGAGCTGACCGAGACGGGCCGCGGCGTGGTGGCCGCCGGGCGGAGGGCTCTCGCGGAGATGGGCTCGATCGACGCGATGGTGGGCGCTGCCCGCTCCCTCACCGCGGGCTCCCTGCGCCTGACCGGCCTGCCCTCGCTGATCGCGACCGAGCTGCCCGGGCACCTGGGCCGCTTCCACCGCGCGCATCCGGGGATCCGGGTGGAGGTCTTCACGGTCGACGACGCCGAGGAGCTCGTCGAGGCGATCCGGGTGGGGCGGGCCGATGCCGCGCTCGGCGTGATCGACCGGGTGCCGGGCGACCTCGCCGCGATCCCGCTGCCCGCTCAGGAGTTCGCGGCCGTGCTCCCCGCCGCAGCCCGCGGAGCCGGCGACGAGGGCCCACTGACCTCGCAGGACGTCACCGACAGGTCGCTGATCACCCTGCCGCGGGGCACCTCGATCCGTCAGCTCACGGACACCGCCCTGCGCGGGCTGGGCGCCCTCCCGGCGCACCGGATCACCACCACCCAGCGCGACAGCCTGGTCCCCCTCGCCCTCGCGGCCGAGGGGCTGACCGTCGTCCCCACCGCGCTCGCCCGCACTGCGCCCGCGTACGGGGGGATCGCGGTGGCGCTGGATCCGCCGGTGCACCGCTCCCTCGGCATCATCCATCGGCCCGACGAGCTCCCCAACCCGGCGCTTCACGAGTTCCTCGCGCTCATCGAGCAGGCGCCGAGCGCCTGA
- a CDS encoding LCP family protein → MESSPSGHRPPPRPAAGSHRRDGPTLVYRRGRILAALAAFALALVVAVVLGLAGTVTHLEGNIATAPLRPGETSTPRESGGALNILLLGSDTRDLAGDDFGPGDGSRRSDAMVLAHLSEDDSRIDAVQLPRDTLMDLPACADTGSGSFAGGRGMLNSVLNYGPSCSVAAVEELTGVQIDHFVELDFEGFITIVDAMDGLHVCLPEALEDTYADLDLPAGEQVVDGRDALALARTRHAVGDGSDIARLGHQQMVMSAVVQEATSSRVIARPDRLYPFLDATTSSLTVDPGLSRATDLAGLGKRVNRVDPEHITFLTMPWEPAPTDRNRVVPSASADAVFEALAVDEPVVPSDEPVDPSDEGDVGDEEQDERVGTDDEGRDERAGAGASGDITPHTERPTTSAPSSPPAPAVDGATTRTADTSLCDG, encoded by the coding sequence TTGGAGAGCTCCCCGAGCGGACACCGACCGCCGCCCCGCCCCGCCGCGGGCTCGCACCGTCGGGACGGGCCGACGCTGGTGTACCGGCGCGGGCGGATACTCGCCGCTCTCGCGGCGTTCGCCCTGGCCCTCGTGGTCGCCGTGGTGCTCGGACTGGCGGGGACCGTCACCCATCTCGAGGGCAACATCGCCACCGCCCCGCTCCGGCCGGGGGAGACCTCGACCCCGCGGGAGAGCGGCGGTGCGCTGAACATCCTGCTGCTCGGCTCGGACACCCGAGACCTGGCCGGGGACGACTTCGGGCCGGGCGACGGCTCCCGGCGCAGCGACGCGATGGTGCTCGCGCACCTCTCGGAGGACGACTCCCGGATCGACGCGGTCCAGCTCCCGCGCGACACCCTCATGGACCTGCCCGCCTGCGCCGACACCGGCAGCGGCAGCTTCGCCGGCGGCCGGGGGATGCTCAACTCCGTCCTGAACTACGGCCCGTCCTGCTCGGTCGCCGCGGTCGAGGAGCTCACCGGGGTGCAGATCGACCACTTCGTGGAGCTGGACTTCGAAGGCTTCATCACGATCGTCGACGCGATGGACGGGCTGCACGTGTGCCTGCCCGAGGCGCTCGAGGACACGTACGCGGACCTCGACCTGCCCGCCGGTGAGCAGGTGGTCGACGGCAGGGACGCCCTGGCCCTGGCCCGCACCCGCCACGCCGTGGGGGACGGCAGCGACATCGCGCGGCTCGGGCATCAGCAGATGGTGATGTCCGCCGTGGTGCAGGAGGCGACCAGCTCCCGCGTCATCGCGCGGCCGGACCGGCTCTACCCCTTCCTCGACGCGACCACGTCCTCCCTGACGGTGGATCCCGGGCTGAGCCGCGCCACAGATCTCGCCGGGCTCGGCAAGCGGGTGAACCGGGTGGACCCGGAGCACATCACCTTCCTCACGATGCCGTGGGAGCCGGCGCCCACGGACCGCAACCGCGTGGTGCCCTCGGCGTCGGCCGATGCGGTGTTCGAGGCCCTCGCGGTCGACGAGCCGGTCGTCCCCTCCGACGAGCCGGTCGACCCCTCCGACGAGGGGGACGTCGGCGATGAGGAGCAGGACGAGCGCGTCGGGACCGACGACGAGGGGCGGGACGAGCGCGCCGGGGCCGGTGCTTCGGGCGACATCACGCCGCACACCGAGCGGCCGACGACGAGCGCCCCGTCCTCGCCGCCCGCCCCTGCGGTGGACGGCGCGACCACCCGCACGGCCGACACCTCGCTCTGCGACGGCTGA